CCTGACTAGCCGTTTCTCGAGAGCATCCCGTTCCGCATCGGCAAGGCAGTGCAGCAGGGGAGGCATAGCCGGGATGCACAGAGCCAGACCATAttcgtctttgtctttcACAGGGGTATCGGGTCTCTCAGGCTGTTTCTTCGTTTCTTGCATGGCGAGAACAAGGGATATTTAATATGTTTTGCTGTAAGTGGAATAAAAGTATGTGGAGAGGATCATCTGTACACTGTGGCAAGGAGGCGGCATTTATACCTGACAAACCCAAAGGAATGTGTTCTTATCTCCCAAATTACATATCTATAATAACTCTCCAACCCCAGATTGCCAGCTTGGCGAGGCCCTCCCCCGCAAATCTGATAGTGTGCTTCCTGTCTCCTCGGCCGCTACGGCTTGGAGATGTGTCTCTGATTGGCACATCGGCGGGTCTCCAACATGCAGTGCAGTGCGATTCTTGTCCGTCCAATTGGAGGTAGAGAtatctccaactccttcgTTGTGCTGATATGGATACTCGGCCGCTACGGCAATATATACGATTTCGTCCCGTAGGAGCCGGTGCGTGCCCGGCCAGCATAACATAATCCAGTCTTTCTTCAACTGGACTCAAGATATAAAAGCGCCCGACCAGTATAGCGTTGAACAGTACATATTCATCATTGAGATAGTATTCTGAAAATGTCCCAACCCTGCATCCtgatcatcggcggcggcgccttcGGCACCTCAGCCGCCTACCACCTCTCCCACCGTGGATACACCAACGTCACAGTGTTGGACAGATTCCCAGCACCCTCAAAAGAAGCCGCAGCGACAGACCTAAACAAGATAATCCGGTATGACTACCCAAACCCGCTGTACACAAAGCTCGGCCTAGAAGCCATGGGAGTGTGGAAAGACCCCAAGTCGCTTTTCCGAGGCTTGTTCCGGGGGACGGGCTGGATTATGGCGGCGCATGATATGACGAGGGAGTTCTTAAAGGCTGCGTATGACGGGGCAAAAAAGGCCGATAAAAATGGGGTTAGATGGTTGAGTGTACaagagacgaagaggaccTGGCCTGAATTTACGGGGGCGTTTAACGGTTGGGTGAATCTGTGGAGCCCtgaagctggatgggtaAGTGCTATCAATATCTACATTTCATGACTTGTATACTAATGGACAGGTCCCATCCGGCCAAGCACTTCTGCGCTTCTCACAGGCTGCCCAGGCAAACGGGGTGAAATACGTCTCCAGCGACGCTGGCTACGTGAAACAACTCCTGTTCAACGCACAGGGCGAATGTATTGGCGCCCTAGCTGCCAATGGACAGACCCATCTCGCCGATATTGTCATCGTCTGCACGGGTGCAAATACAGCAGCGCTGGTTGAAGCAAAAGACGAGATCATCGCGCGCTCGCACTGCGTCGGTGTGATCCAGCTGACACctgaggaggcggagaaatATAAGGGTCTTCCTATTGTGGATGATTTCGAGCAGGGTATGCACTTACCTACCTCGTACGCTTTAATCATGCCGATGCTAACATAGTTTGTCAGGAATCCTCTTCCCACCGGATGAAAACGGCCTACTGAAACTCTGCAGCTGCCGCTTCATCACAAACTACTACAACTCGCACATTCCCGGGGCTTCATTAGGTCACTCGCATGCCGACTATCCTGAAGACGGCGTCCCGCGGCAGATCGAAGAGGAAATGCGATCTTTTGTCCGCGATATGATCCCCGAGCTGGCGGATCGAGAATGGGTTTCAACTCGGATGTGCTGGTGAGTTTACCTGCCGTGTTAATATACATTCACCTCACGGAAAGAATCACTAATAAGAGTTAATAGGGACGGCGACACCAAAGACGTCAATTTCCGCATCTGCGCATTCCCAAATACCAAGAACCTCTACATCGGCACGGGGGGCTCCGGGCACGGCTTCAAGTTCATGCCGATTATCGGGAAGTATATTGCGGATATGCTGGAAGGGAAGCTGGATAAGGAGTATGCAGAGCTCTGGAAGTGGCGCTTTGGTGCTACGCCGGTTAAGACGGGGCAGGAACCGCATCCATGGCCCCAGAGGGACTTGGGGGAGCTGGAtgggtggagggggaggaatGCGAGGGTTGTTAGGGGGAGGTTGTAGATATTTTATCATAGCATCGTTACGGTGCTTTATGCTGAGAAAGTGATGGTAGAGGGGTTTGTGATTCTTGCTGTGGAGGCGGAGACTGTTGTTCGACTGAAGCCGCCGAGTTATGAGCCTTTGGCTTGATGTCTTATTAGCCTGCATATCTAAAGTATCTATCCCAACAAggaaatggaatggaaaCTGTTACCGCCATGATGGCTGCCTACTCAGTACTTAGAATAGACCTCAGCCACAGCCAGACACCTGCTATATCAAACACCGGCGTGGCACTACTGCAGCTAACAGAGACCCCTGGCCCTCTCCTGTCCCTCAGTGgttcaagaagaaaaagcaaccTCCAGGCTTCTATTTTCACCACCCCGGCGCCAAACACAGATAGGGATACAACACAGCCCCAGGCGCAGCTGGCAGAGTGCCTTGCTGTGGCATCAGAATGGGCTCCCACTCCATATTTGAAGGTTCGGCCCGTGTCGTTGTGGCAACTTCTCTGCTCCACTGGGGATTCATTTTCAAAAGTGATAATGGCTTTGACTAGCGATCTTCTTGCCACTCCGTTACTTACAAGCCACTCGCCTTCGGAGGCGTTTCTGGGGCTGCCCATCCCGCCTATCTcgctggatgaggacgatcTCACCTCgctggtcgaggatttgCCAGAGACGCCCTCCCCTTGTGTAAGGAGGGAGTCGAGGCGCGTGAATAAGAATCGTCGAAAGACTCCGAATTATCGATTTATCAAAGAGCTTGAAAGAAGGAACCGGTCGCCGGAGTTTGCCGCCATACTTCGCAATCTCGGGGGTCCGCCGCCTGATGGAGAATCAGCTCGACCTGGATCTGATGCCCTGGAATCAAGATCGCATGATGATACAGAAAGCCAGAGACTCGAGCAGCAGACTTCAGCTTTAGAGCTTTCAAGCCCCGAGGATTCTCAGACTGACGACTCTACTGAAataccctccttcacccccaACCGACATACGCTCCCAGAAATATTCCGCGACATGAGAGACGTAATGACAGCCTCCTACGATGAGAACCAGGACAGGCATACATTCTCTTCGACCGCCTAGACGAAAGCCCATTTTTCAAGATCGGAAAGTCCACCGACACCAAGAAACGAACAGTGACGCACCTGCAAAAGTGCCAGCTGAGGACATGGGCGTCGCGAGCAAGACCAGCAACGCCTATCCGGATGCCgacgagactcgagcgacTGGTGCAGGCTGAGCTGCAGAATCTCAATTATGTTCCAGACTGTCACTGCACTGTTAACCATAGTGAGTACTTCTGGGGCCGGAAAGACGTTGGTCTTGAGTCGTTGGACTTTTGGTGCCGGTGGCTGCAGCACAATGAGCCGTATGACTGCGATGGGCGGCTTAAGGGGTTTTGGACCGATCGGTTGGAACTCTTCCAGGGAAATGTCGATAAATATTTCAGATGTGATAGTCTTGTGTGCGCAGTACGAAACGAGGACACCCCGGCTTGCCGTGACTGTCTGCGAGCTGGGTGGAAAAAATGGACAGAACCAACACCAGAAGACGAACTCGACTACGCCTGCAGAGCGAATATCCCATGGAGACAAGGTCAACACCTCATTAAGCGGTTTAGCAGATTTGGCTTCGTCAATACTTTCACTCTGGTCTCGTTTGCCAACGTGATCGGCTTGCTTTTGTCCATCTGTAAATGGCTTTCGGAGCCCAACGTATACCTATCCCTCATACCTCTCAGGCTTATGGCATTCTGGCTCGAGCCGAAGACCCAGCTGCCAGAGTCTGTTGTTCGATTCGTTCTTTCATTTGCAGATACGGTTCTTCTGGTTGTTTGTGTTTATGCTCGCTTTCAACATCGCGATGGATCTGTCGATGGAAGAGGGAGTCCACGAAGGCCGCCCAAGAGAGCAAAGAGGAGCAGTGTTGGAGAGGCAAGACAGGGCGATGTTAGAGAACTGGAACTGTAGCAAAGTGATTGCATGTTATATTGCATGTTATTGCATGATCCCTGACCTTATGATAACTAAGAATAGAGCCGGTGCTAACCAGATGCGGCTATGACTCAACTCCGATTTATAACTTTCTGTTATTCCACCTCCAGCTGATAACTGTGATAACGTTTCTTCACTCATCTATTATATTGAATACAGAATGTCCCAACCAATCCTCCAGCTGCCCAAGTCCCGCTGTCTGATCAGACAGTTCGACGACTCCCccgcagaggaggaagcacTCTCCGCAGTGGCAAACAACCCCCGCGTCACTAATTACATGACCAACGCGTTCCCAAGCCCATATACAGTCCCCGAAGCCAAGAAATGGATCGAATTCACCAAGTCCCAGTCGCCCGTCCGCGACTTCGCCATCTGCGACGCGGAAACTAACTCCGTGATCGGCACCATCGGGCTCAAGCCCAAGACTGACATCCACCACCGCACCATGGAAATCGGGTACTGGGTTGGCGAGACGAGTTGGGGGAGGGGCATTGCGACAGAGGCAGTGAAGCTCTTTTCGGCGTGGGCGTTTGCCAACTTTGAGCATCTGATTCggttggaggcggaggttATTGAGGGGAATGATGGGAGCAAGAAGGTTCTGGAGAGGGCTGGGTATGTCTTTGAGggcaggaggaggttggCTGTTGAGAAGAACGGGGTTCTCTTGGATACGTATAATTATTCCCTGCtgagggaagagggagagacgCATGAGGGCTCGAAGACGGCCTGGCCATGAGGGAGGGATATCAGTATTCACCTGTCGATTTCTGTCCACTCTAGGTGGTATTCGGATTAAGGATGTTCTAGAAAGAAATGGACTGTTTATCAATTCACAGTGTGCCTGTTTGTCCCCATGGGGAAGGCACGTTTAAGCGAGCTCTCACCGGGACACACAGCTATAAATAcagccttctcttctctcactcTCTTTCTcactctctctctcactctctctctcactctcacttCATTCTCTCACTCTCGTCTACTCTCGTTCTTTGACTACTTCTTGAACTCGTTTCTTAACTGCTTCTTCAAAGCTTCATCCATTCGTTCAACTACCTTCACCATGCACTCCCTCATGATGCCCCTTCTGCTTGCATTGCTTGCTCTGACTGCCTTTGCTGTATGTCCTATCTTCTCTATACTAACACAATACTAATGATACTCTGCATAGGCACCCAACCAGCCAAACCAACCCGTCTCAGTCAAAGTTCCCTCCTCTGTCTTCGAGCAGCCTGACAGCCAGGTCAACTCCACAAACCTCCTGCTTCGCGAGTACGAGCATGTCACCTGCGGCGACTGGGGCGATGTCAATGTACCTGAGATCGAAGTCGGCATCGACTACCTTCGCGGTGTCAAAGGCGAGCCCCATCTCGACGCACACACCTGTGAGCGTGTTAGCTGCTCGTGGGACTCGGGTATCTACTGGTGCAACGACGTGGGCTCCTACTCCTTCTCATGCTAGACAGCACTAACTGATTTATCATCATATAGATGAACCGCCACAGACACCTGCCCGGGTACTATAACATTGCTGATGGCGCCGCCAAGATTCTCCAGAATTGCCAGCCTGTATTTGGAACTACTGGCACTCTTTTTCACAACGATGACTGGAGAGTTCTTATCGCACGTCCTTCTAACACTGGAGATGACAAGAGGTGCTAGGAAGTGGTCTTTGTATGGTCTCTTCTCAGGCGGGACTCATTCTCTGTTGATGCTGTCCAGCATATCGTTCATCTGTTACATCTGTCACTGGCATGACCAGGATTGTCTATGGCCATCTCGGCATCTTATTCTAATATGAGTTTATGAATGAATGAGCCACGGTGCATAGCTATGCATTGTTGAAGCTTTAGTCACAGTTCCTTATTTAAGCAAATGAGTATCTCTCTATCTTGTCCTGCGACTCCAAATTCCATATCCTCTGCACGGCATCCTTGAAGGCAGAAATGTCCTGGACGTGGCCATACTTCGCAAGCGCCAGAGCCTTTGACTCAATTTCATCCCTGAAAAAGTCAGCTTAATCCCAGAGATTAGGGCAGGAACATACCTGGTCAACGTCCACCCTGGATCCCCCTTCACGACATCCACCGACCTCGTCAAGGTTCTCCCATCCTTTGtttcaacaacaaccctcccTAGCCACCTAGCCGGAAACTCCTTATTTATATCCTCATCAAGAACCATGCTCACCTTTCTCTGCAACTCCCGCAACTCAGGGTCTACTAAATCGGCCTCCGTAAAGTCCATCAGTCCAGCGGaccccttcttcgccgcaacagccaacaCAAAGCCCATAGAGAACTTGCTCTGGTGTACTGTCTTCCCCTCTCCACTGAGACCTAACACATCAATCGCCGCTTTGTATGTGTATGCGGTGATACCCGCAATATCAGTATACTTAAccccttcctccttcaacagCGCAAGCAGCGCATCAGCCGAAGGGTGCGTATGCCTGCACGAAGCATGCCACTTGAAACTTGACTCGAGAACAGACCACTTCTTGCCTAGATCGCCATCAATCGCACTAGGGGTTGGATCAAGATTCCCTAGCGCAGCGCCCATGCCCCTCGACCCTTCTAGGATATCGGCCGTTCCTAGGAGCCCTAACGCCGAGGTATAAGCTGAGAACACACCAGTCGCACACGCCTGCGCCGTGTGGACCTGCTTGCTGTGCGCCGCGTCAAGCAGAAACTGCCACAGTCCAGCAGCCTGCGTCCCGGCCGTACCAATCGCGGAGACGAACTGGTCGACGTTTAGACGGAGCAGGTACGCggttgttgcggcggcgcCGAGCACGCCTGTTGTGGCTGTTGTGTGGAATTTCTATATACATATTAGTAACTGGGGGGGTATCATGGTAAGGGGAAGTACCTCGTAATGAGCTTTCCCTAAATACTCGCCAGCCCGACAAGCGAATTCATACCCGATAACACACGCAGTTATAAACTCTTTCCCGCTCGCACCCACATCCTGCGCTACAGCCAGCGCAGTAGGATAGATGATTGTCGCGGGATGCATGACAGAACTATTATGCAAATcatcctgctcaacaacATGCGCCGAAGCCCCATTaaccagcgccgcaaacGCCGGAGACGTCCGCACATCAGGGAACCCGATGATCTCGCATTTCCCGTCCGCGGggcccatcttcttcgcgtACTCCAGCATCGATGTCACTGCGATGTGGTCCCGGCCTGCGACGGCGCAGGCCAGCGTATCCACGAAGAAGTCCTTGGTGCGGTTTATGACGGCGTTGGGTAGGGTGTCATACTTTAGGGACAGGGCCCATTCGACGAGGGTTCTTGTGCGTGTGTTTTGGGATGTCATTTTCTTCTGTCTtttctatctttcttttctgaGTTTTCTCTGCTTCCTTCCTTTGATTTCTTTCCTCGAGTACGGTATATGGCGTGGTGGGGGTGGGAGGGTGTATATAAGGTAACCGAATAACCGAGTCGGCTTCTCGCCAGACGTGGGGTAAATGTGGGCGCCGAGATCGGCAGGAGCTTGTCCAAGCTTAGAGTAAATATAGGACTGTTTGTGAAAGTTGGATATAGAACTCTTGGTATGGCATGGATTGGATGTTTCGGTTCGAAGGTCTCATGCTGGTGACTTGGTGAGCAGCTACGTCAATTGTCTGGGGCCGGCAATCATACTGACCGAGCTGGTCATCATTCCTTTGCAGGCTTCAGTATTCAATGCAGTGTGAATGAGTATCGGGTTGGTTCTCGTGGTTAATTCGATCGTAAGGTACAGTGCCTGACCAGTTTTCTATGTTTAGTTGTGCCAAATATAGCAAATATCATGGAATAACTCGTGAATGACATTGCAAAGCAGTCCTGTGTTTTGAGCAGTCAAGTCTGAGGTGAAGCTCTGAGATGAAGCACAACACAGAGAGCACGTGCCCTGGAATAGCATATTCACTGTATCGCACACTGCAATTCCACATAAATAATAGCTTGAACCATACTCTTCTTTCCTGTTTCCACTTCAGTCAACTGGTGGATACTTCCATCATCCTGAACAAgcaatcaatatcaatatcgaCCTCTCAAATCCAGACTCAATCCAGCCTCAATCCAGCCTCAATCCAGCCTCAATCCAGCCTCAATCCAGCCTCAATCCAGCCAAAATGAGGTATCTCATAGCAAcaatcctctccctcttcgcagCTATTGCCGCCGCCGTAAGTTCCTGCAATCGTCAATATCAGCCTCCACTAACCCTTCTGCTCTTTAACTCAGGGCCGGGATCCATATACAGTGGCATGCACTCTAAAAGGCGGCGCTCGCATGAAACACGTCCCCGACTTAAAGAAAGCCGTCACAAAGGGACAATCAAACAGCTTCCTGATCCCCCCAAAGCTGGAGTACGGGAAATGCGAGTTCCTGAAATGCATCGACGATAGCGCTCTCTCTTGGTGTAATTATGTACGTATCCTACCATCTCCAACTAAGTTGCGCTGTCCTGTAATCGAAAAGCTAATCTGGCACTTTTCTATAGCACAAGGGGATCACAAGCCAAATCGAACCCGGCGATATCGCAGATGCCGTCGACATCATGGTCAAATACTGTAAACGGGGGGATCGCATCAATGGCGAGCTTTACTACTCCGGGAAGCGCAAGGTTGCTCTTGAGTATCACCATACCGACAGTAAGTGTGATGAGCACAAGTTCACGGAGGATAAGCAGAATGGTATCCATGGGGACTGGATAACCATTGGGCCTAGTGGTTGAGGTTTGAATGGCCTTGGATGCACTGGGTTTGCTATGTTGGACTAAAGGCTGATATGGTTTGGGTTCCTGGATATTTAAGCTGCACGTGCTATACGCAGCTCAACAGATTCATGTTTGTTATAACCAACCCACTAGGCTAGTTGACAGGCAATATGATGGTTCTGCGGTATTGCTCTCGACTACCATGTCTTAAATCTGACTACATTAAATAAACATAAAACATCGTACTCAAATGCAATGAATCTATCATCTACTGAACTTTTATCTTTGAATCCACGATTTTGCATCTAAACATTGTCTCCGTTGTTCCTCCTCGCAGCCATCTGCACCAacctcttcaactcctccggcgcatcctccctccccataACAACCTCCACCATACAAAACCCCTTGCCCGCAGCAACCTCTTCATCGGCAAGTACATCCATCAACTGGCCCCAATTCTCAGCTTTCCTGGTAACAACCGGGTACGAAGGATCATCAACCGGCGCCCCAAAGAACGACGGCGCATCGAGGTACCTCCACGGATGCACATCGTTATACCCAGCCTTCATCCCGTGGATATACCGCTCGATCGTGTACCCGTCGTTATTAATCAGGAAAACTATCATATCGAGTCTGTTGCGATATATATCGCCCAGCGCCTGCGCGGTCATTTGGAAACTCCCATCGCCTTCGAAGAGGATTGTTCGGCCGGCCGTGCTGTTATTGTTAGTGTTATTGTTGTGGATAACTATATCCCTCTGAGCCTGAGATACCCCCACCGCCGCAGCGAGCGCACATCCAATCGACAGCCATATCGCCGAATTAACCATCTTCACACCCGGTGGGAGAATCAGATCATTCGCACCGAGCGAGGCCGTGCCCGTCTCAACAACAACGATATCATGCGGTCGCAGGAACTCCGAAACCCTAGTCCAGAATGTCTTCTGATCGATTTGCGCATCCGGGACAGGGACGGGAAGGGCGTCAAGAAGCTCTCGCGGTCGAGGCGGAGGTGAGTATCCCACCCAGGATGACCGGGGTATATTCGTGTCATGTAATCCGTCGAGCACCCGGCACAGAAGAGCCTTTGTATCAGCGTGCACTGTGCGCCCGTCGATGTCAATGGTAGTCCGGTGGATGGAGACTGTATTCTCGACGGGCGTGAGGGCCGTGAAACCGAAGGTATTTGTATCTGCGTCGAGCGGTCCAAAGCGGATAACGAGGTCGGAATATCGGACCTCTGTGGTATGTGCATCGTAAGGGCTTGGGATGTGGCTGCCGCAGCGCCGGTGTACACGCCGTGGAAGTTATGGAGGGTTTCGTTGACGGATCCTTTGCCAAAGGGCGTTACGTAGGTCGGCCAGCCCGTGGTGCGGATGAGTTCGTCTGCCTCGGGGAGGAGGTTATAGCGGGTGGTGAATccgtcgacgatgatggctggGCGTTTGGCGTTCTTGATTCGGCTGAGAAGAGTGGAAACGGCGATAGCTTCGATCCTGGCGTCGGCGTTGCTTGGTTTGAAGGAGGGGGCGATGCGGTGGTCTAAGTCTACTGACGAGACCTTTGCTTTGACCATGTCGGTTGGTAGCTCGATGTATACGGGACGGCTCTCTTGTAGGCATTGTTGGAGAACCCTATCGATCAGCTCAGGTGCAATAGCAGGATCGTCTAGATTCGCTTGCGCACAGGTGAAATCCTTGTATATCCCCGCGAACCTGCGGAAattcccatccccaaacGAGTGATGCAGATTCAGGCCCTTCTTCTGGGCATGGGCAGTTGTTGGAGGGGTCCCGACGATGTGCACGACTGGGACTTTCTCAGCATACGCACCGCCGATGGCATTCAGGGCAGACAGCTCTCCAACGCCGAATGCTGTTATGAGTGCTGAGATACCTTTGATACGGGCGTATCCGTCTGCGGCGTATCCGGCGTTCAGTTCGTTGGCGTTTCCTGTCCAGTGCAGACCGGCGGGCTTGAGGTAGTCGAGAGCAACGAGATTGTAGTCTCCTGGGACGCCGTGGACGCTTCGGACGCCGAGTTGGTGGAGTCTTGTACAGAGATATTCGGCCAGGTCGACCTTGCCGCCGTTGATGGCCCCCATTGTGTCAATGGTGGATTGAAGTGGTTATATTGGAACGACAATGTTATGGGGCAGAGTTTGTGGGTTATTGCG
Above is a window of Aspergillus puulaauensis MK2 DNA, chromosome 2, nearly complete sequence DNA encoding:
- a CDS encoding FAD-dependent oxidoreductase (COG:E;~EggNog:ENOG410PVRG;~InterPro:IPR006076,IPR036188;~PFAM:PF01266,PF13450;~go_function: GO:0016491 - oxidoreductase activity [Evidence IEA];~go_process: GO:0055114 - oxidation-reduction process [Evidence IEA]), producing MSQPCILIIGGGAFGTSAAYHLSHRGYTNVTVLDRFPAPSKEAAATDLNKIIRYDYPNPLYTKLGLEAMGVWKDPKSLFRGLFRGTGWIMAAHDMTREFLKAAYDGAKKADKNGVRWLSVQETKRTWPEFTGAFNGWVNLWSPEAGWVPSGQALLRFSQAAQANGVKYVSSDAGYVKQLLFNAQGECIGALAANGQTHLADIVIVCTGANTAALVEAKDEIIARSHCVGVIQLTPEEAEKYKGLPIVDDFEQGILFPPDENGLLKLCSCRFITNYYNSHIPGASLGHSHADYPEDGVPRQIEEEMRSFVRDMIPELADREWVSTRMCWDGDTKDVNFRICAFPNTKNLYIGTGGSGHGFKFMPIIGKYIADMLEGKLDKEYAELWKWRFGATPVKTGQEPHPWPQRDLGELDGWRGRNARVVRGRL
- a CDS encoding uncharacterized protein (COG:S;~EggNog:ENOG410Q2Y7;~InterPro:IPR018306;~PFAM:PF10544;~TransMembrane:2 (i464-488o516-537i)), which translates into the protein MAAYSVLRIDLSHSQTPAISNTGVALLQLTETPGPLLSLSGSRRKSNLQASIFTTPAPNTDRDTTQPQAQLAECLAVASEWAPTPYLKVRPVSLWQLLCSTGDSFSKVIMALTSDLLATPLLTSHSPSEAFLGLPIPPISLDEDDLTSLVEDLPETPSPCVRRESRRVNKNRRKTPNYRFIKELERRNRSPEFAAILRNLGGPPPDGESARPGSDALESRSHDDTESQRLEQQTSALELSSPEDSQTDDSTEIPSFTPNRHTLPEIFRDMRDAYILFDRLDESPFFKIGKSTDTKKRTVTHLQKCQLRTWASRARPATPIRMPTRLERLVQAELQNLNYVPDCHCTVNHSEYFWGRKDVGLESLDFWCRWLQHNEPYDCDGRLKGFWTDRLELFQGNVDKYFRCDSLVCAVRNEDTPACRDCLRAGWKKWTEPTPEDELDYACRANIPWRQGQHLIKRFSRFGFVNTFTLVSFANVIGLLLSICKWLSEPNVYLSLIPLRLMAFWLEPKTQLPESVVRFVLSFADTVLLVVCVYARFQHRDGSVDGRGSPRRPPKRAKRSSVGEARQGDVRELEL
- a CDS encoding GNAT family N-acetyltransferase (COG:J;~EggNog:ENOG410PPTU;~InterPro:IPR000182,IPR016181;~PFAM:PF00583,PF13302,PF13420;~go_function: GO:0008080 - N-acetyltransferase activity [Evidence IEA]), with translation MSQPILQLPKSRCLIRQFDDSPAEEEALSAVANNPRVTNYMTNAFPSPYTVPEAKKWIEFTKSQSPVRDFAICDAETNSVIGTIGLKPKTDIHHRTMEIGYWVGETSWGRGIATEAVKLFSAWAFANFEHLIRLEAEVIEGNDGSKKVLERAGYVFEGRRRLAVEKNGVLLDTYNYSLLREEGETHEGSKTAWP
- a CDS encoding uncharacterized protein (COG:S;~EggNog:ENOG410PSME;~SECRETED:SignalP(1-19)), whose product is MHSLMMPLLLALLALTAFAAPNQPNQPVSVKVPSSVFEQPDSQVNSTNLLLREYEHVTCGDWGDVNVPEIEVGIDYLRGVKGEPHLDAHTCERVSCSWDSGIYWCNDMNRHRHLPGYYNIADGAAKILQNCQPVFGTTGTLFHNDDWRVLIARPSNTGDDKRC
- a CDS encoding MmgE/PrpD family protein (COG:S;~EggNog:ENOG410PM6D;~InterPro:IPR042183,IPR036148,IPR042188,IPR005656;~PFAM:PF03972;~go_function: GO:0016829 - lyase activity [Evidence IEA]); amino-acid sequence: MTSQNTRTRTLVEWALSLKYDTLPNAVINRTKDFFVDTLACAVAGRDHIAVTSMLEYAKKMGPADGKCEIIGFPDVRTSPAFAALVNGASAHVVEQDDLHNSSVMHPATIIYPTALAVAQDVGASGKEFITACVIGYEFACRAGEYLGKAHYEKFHTTATTGVLGAAATTAYLLRLNVDQFVSAIGTAGTQAAGLWQFLLDAAHSKQVHTAQACATGVFSAYTSALGLLGTADILEGSRGMGAALGNLDPTPSAIDGDLGKKWSVLESSFKWHASCRHTHPSADALLALLKEEGVKYTDIAGITAYTYKAAIDVLGLSGEGKTVHQSKFSMGFVLAVAAKKGSAGLMDFTEADLVDPELRELQRKVSMVLDEDINKEFPARWLGRVVVETKDGRTLTRSVDVVKGDPGWTLTRDEIESKALALAKYGHVQDISAFKDAVQRIWNLESQDKIERYSFA
- a CDS encoding uncharacterized protein (SECRETED:SignalP(1-18)) gives rise to the protein MRYLIATILSLFAAIAAAGRDPYTVACTLKGGARMKHVPDLKKAVTKGQSNSFLIPPKLEYGKCEFLKCIDDSALSWCNYHKGITSQIEPGDIADAVDIMVKYCKRGDRINGELYYSGKRKVALEYHHTDSKCDEHKFTEDKQNGIHGDWITIGPSG
- a CDS encoding alpha-keto acid decarboxylase family protein (COG:E,H;~EggNog:ENOG410PUBR;~InterPro:IPR012001,IPR012000,IPR011766,IPR029061, IPR029035,IPR012110;~PFAM:PF02775,PF02776,PF00205;~go_function: GO:0000287 - magnesium ion binding [Evidence IEA];~go_function: GO:0003824 - catalytic activity [Evidence IEA];~go_function: GO:0016831 - carboxy-lyase activity [Evidence IEA];~go_function: GO:0030976 - thiamine pyrophosphate binding [Evidence IEA]); this encodes MGAINGGKVDLAEYLCTRLHQLGVRSVHGVPGDYNLVALDYLKPAGLHWTGNANELNAGYAADGYARIKGISALITAFGVGELSALNAIGGAYAEKVPVVHIVGTPPTTAHAQKKGLNLHHSFGDGNFRRFAGIYKDFTCAQANLDDPAIAPELIDRVLQQCLQESRPVYIELPTDMVKAKVSSVDLDHRIAPSFKPSNADARIEAIAVSTLLSRIKNAKRPAIIVDGFTTRYNLLPEADELIRTTGWPTYVTPFGKGSVNETLHNFHGVRYSDLVIRFGPLDADTNTFGFTALTPVENTVSIHRTTIDIDGRTVHADTKALLCRVLDGLHDTNIPRSSWVGYSPPPRPRELLDALPVPVPDAQIDQKTFWTRVSEFLRPHDIVVVETGTASLGANDLILPPGVKMVNSAIWLSIGCALAAAVGVSQAQRDIVIHNNNTNNNSTAGRTILFEGDGSFQMTAQALGDIYRNRLDMIVFLINNDGYTIERYIHGMKAGYNDVHPWRYLDAPSFFGAPVDDPSYPVVTRKAENWGQLMDVLADEEVAAGKGFCMVEVVMGREDAPEELKRLVQMAARRNNGDNV